The Methyloceanibacter sp. wino2 nucleotide sequence TTCTCACCGTCGGGCGCACAAGGGCGCGCCCCATGACAGTTGGGGAGGACAGTGGGGGAAAGGGCTTCCCGCGCCTCACCGCGTCCTCTAGGGTGCGCGGCCTCACCGCTATTTCCGAGGAGAGCTGCCATCATTCGCCCGTCCAAACGCGCACCCGACACGTTGCGCCCCGTGAGCCTCGAACGCGCGGCCTCGCGCCACGCCGAGGGCTCCTGCCTCGTCCGTTTCGGCGAGACTCATGTCTTATGCACCGCCTCGGTCGCCGAATCGGTTCCCCCGTGGCTCAAGGGGTCCGGGCGAGGCTGGGTCACGGCCGAGTACGGCATGCTGCCGCGCTCTACTCACGACCGCACCCGCCGCGAGGCGGCCGCCGGCAAGCAGTCCGGGCGGACCCAGGAAATTCAGCGGCTGATCGGTCGCTCCTTGCGGGCGGTGACCAATCTGGCCGGGATGCCGGACAAGCAGATCGTGGTCGACTGCGATGTGCTGCAGGCCGACGGCGGCACGCGCACTGCCTCCATCACGGGGGCCTGGGTCGCGCTCCATGACGCGCTCGCCTGGATGGAGGCGCGCAGCATGATCAAGAGCGGCGTCCTGCGCGATCACGTGGCGGCCGTCTCCTGCGGCCTCTATGGCGGCGAACCCGTGCTCGATCTCGACTACGCCGAGGACTCCGAAGCCGATGCGGACGCGAACTTCGTCATCACCGGCAAAGGCGGAATCGTCGAGGTGCAGGGAACGGCCGAGACCGAACCGTTCAGCCAAGAACAGTTCGATGCGCTGATGGGCCTTGCGCGCGCCGGCATCGCCGACCTCGTCGAACTCCAGAAGATGACGATTGCCTGAGGAGGCAAATGTGCTCAGTCCCGGCGTCCTCCATCCCGGCTCAAAAATCGTGGTCGCCAGCCACAACGAGGGCAAGGTGCGCGAGCTCGGCGAGCTGTTCGAACCGCTCGGCATCACGTGCATCTCGGCGGGCAGTCTCGGTCTGCCGGAGCCGGAGGAGACCGGCGACACGTTCGAGGCCAACGCGCTGCTCAAGGCCCATGCGGCGGCACGCGGGTCCGGCATGATAGCGCTGGCAGACGATTCCGGGCTCGAAGTCGACGCGCTCGGCGGCGATCCCGGTATTCACTCGGCGCGATGGGGCGGCCCGAACAAGGATTTCGCGCTTGCCATGCGGAAGGTGCACGAGGCGTTGGAAGCCACCGGCGGTGCCTTCAGCCACGCCAACTTCACCTGCGCTCTGGCGCTCGCGGCCCCCAACGGCGAAGAAGCCGTTTTCACGGGTAAGGTCTTCGGGCATATCCAATGGCCTCCGCGTGGGGAGCGGGGCTTCGGCTATGATCCCATCTTCGTGCCTGAGGACTACAAGGAGACGTTCGGCGAGATGGATCCATCCCTCAAGAACGACCTGTCTCACCGTATGCGCGCCTTCGAACAGCTGATCGAGGCGACCTATGCTAAAGCCGACGACGAAAACGCAGTCTGACGCCAAATACGGCGAGCCGTTCGGCGTCTACGTGCACTGGCCGTTCTGCGCGGCCAAGTGCCCCTATTGCGACTTCAACTCCCATGTCCGCCACGGCGGCATCGATCAGGATCGTTTCCTCGCCGCCTATCTCAAGGAGCTGGCGCATTTCGCTGCGCTCGCACCGGGACGCACGGTGACGAGCATATTCTTCGGCGGCGGCACGCCCTCGCTCATGGCGCCGCGCGTCACCGGCGCCATCCTGGACGCCATCGCCAAGTACTGGACGCTGGACGAGGCCGCGGAGATCACGCTCGAGGCCAATCCCACGAGCGTCGAGGCGGAGAACTTCCGGGGTTACGCGGCCGCCGGCGTCAACCGGTTGTCGCTGGGCGTCCAGGCGCTGGACGATGCCAGTCTGAAGTCTCTCGGCCGCATGCACACGGCCGAGGAGGCGCTCGCCGCCTTCGCACTGGCGCGGGAATGTTTCGACCGGATCTCGTTCGATCTCATCTATGCGCGCGAAGGGCAGTCTCTCGATGCTTGGCGGGAGGAACTGTCGCGCGCGCTGACCTTCGCCGCCGATCATCTCTCGCTTTATCAACTGACCATCGAGGACGGGACGCCGTTCGCCGCGCTGCACGAGGCGGGTCGTTTGCACGTGCCCGAGGGCGAGACGGCGCGGGCGATGTATCTGGCGACCCAGGAGCTTTGCGAAGCGGCGGGGCTGCCCGCCTACGAGGTTAGCAATCACGCCGTGCCGGGGGCCGAATCCCGTCACAACCTCGTCTATTGGCGCGGGCACGACTATGCAGGCGTCGGCGCGGGCGCCCATGCGCGCATCACGGCGGACGGCACGAAACGGGCGCTCTCCACGTTGCGGCTCCCCGAAGACTGGCTCGGGCAAGTCGAGGCGCGCGGGCACGGCCTTGTCAGCGACGAGCCGCTCAGCGCGCGTGAAGCGGCCGAAGAGTATCTGTTGATGGCCTTGCGGCTGGCCGAGGGCATGGATGTGTCCCGCTTTGAAGATTTCGCCGGCGAGCCGCTCGACGAGACCCGCATCGACGCACTCGCCGCCGAAGGGTTGCTCGTCCGGAACGGCACGCGGCTCACGGCGACACCGGCGGGGCGGCTCGTGCTGGAACGGCTGATCCTGGAACTTGCCGCCTGAAGCCCACGTGCGGAGCCACGCGAATCCGCCTAAATTCCCAACTCCCGGAATACGACGCGAGAGAAAGACGGAGCTTGTTGCAGGACCACGGAACAACGGAAGCCAATGCCAGAACGGTCGCCCGAGCCAGTGAGGCGCTGGCCGAGCTATTGGACCGGCCGCTCCCGGCGGGGCTCTATCTCGTGGCGACCCCGATCGGCAATCTTGCCGACATCTCCTTGCGCGCGCTTGCGGTCCTGTCCCGCGCCCCGCTGATCGCGGCGGAAGACACGCGGCACTCCCGCAAGCTGCTGTCGCACTACAACATCTCCGCCGAACTCACGCCCTATCACGAGCACAATGCTGCGCGCGAACGCCCGAAGCTGCTGGCCCGGATCGAGGCCGGCTATGCCGTGGCGCTGATCTCCGACGCCGGGACGCCCCTCGTCTCGGACCCTGGCTACAAGCTCGTGCGCGAGGCGCTCGATGCGGGGCTGATGGTGACCAGCATTCCCGGGCCCTCGGCGGCGCTGGCGGCGCTGACGAGCGCCGGGCTCCCGACCGACTCTTTTCTGTTCGGCGGATTCCTGCCGCCGAAGTCCGGACCGCGCCAGGCGCGTCTCACGGCGCTCAAGGACACGCCCGCAACGCTGATCTTCTTCGAGACGGCGCCGCGCCTCGCCAAGAGCCTTGCCGACATGAATGCGGTGTTGGGACCGCGCGAGGCGGTGATCGCGCGCGAACTCACCAAGCTGCACGAGACCCTGCATCGCGGGACGCTGGATGCGCTCGCGGGCGAGATCGAAGCGCAGCCGGTCAAAGGTGAGGTGGCCGTGGTGATCGCGCCGCCACGCGCCGAGGAGGGGCAAGTTGACGATGCGCGCCTCACGGCGGACTTGGAGGCCGCGCTTGAGACCATGAGCTTCCGCGATGCGGTGCGCGCGGTGACGGATGCGCACGGCGTAAAACGCGCGCGGGTCTATGAGCTGGGGCTGTCTTTGACGAAACGGGACAGGTCATGAGCCGCGCCCGTACACGCGCCTATCGCGACGGCCTCATGGCCGAGACGCTCACCGCCTGGCTCTTCCGCCTCAAAGGCTATCGCATCGTGGCGAAGCGTTACCGCTCGCCGGTGGGGGAAATCGATCTCGTCGCCACCAAAGGCGAGCGGCTCGCCTTCGTCGAAGTGAAGCATCGCAAGACCCACGACGAGGCGGCCTTTTCCGTGACGGCGCGGCAGAAGCGGCGCATCGTTCGCGCCGCCCAATATTGGATCGCAAGCCATCCGGACTTCGTCGGCCGCGACATCGCCTTCGACGTGGTGCTGTGCGCCCCCTGGACCCTGCCGCAGCACGTGGAAAACGCGTTCCCCGTGTGAGCGACACGGCGGCGGATGTGCCGCGCTTGAAATGTGCTGCCCCAGCGCGCAAGTTCCGCGGAACTTGCCCTGGCCCCTCATCTTGGCCCCCAGACCTGACAGGACATCATGGCCCTCAAAGTCGCCTTCCAAATGGATCCCATCGAGCTGATCGACATCAACGGGGATTCGACTTTCGCGTTGCTCTTGGAGGCGCAGAGCCGCGGCCACGACGTCTTCTACTACACGCCGCCCAATCTCTCGCTGAAGGACGGCCGGCTGATCGCGTTCGGCCACAGCCTGACGGTCGAGGACAAGCCGGGCGATCATTACCGGCTCGCCCATCCGCGCAGCGTGGACCTCGCCGAGTTCGATGTGGTGCAGCTCCGCCAGGACCCGCCCTTCGACATGGCCTATATCACCACGACACATCTGCTGGAGCGCCTGCAGCCCGGCACGCTCGTGGTCAACGATCCGGCCTCCGTGCGCAATGCGCCGGAGAAGGTCTTCGTCCTCGACTTCCTCGATCTCATGCCGCCGACGCTCGTGACCCGGTCCCCGGACGAGATCCGCGCCTTCCGCGCCGAGCACAAGGACATCGTCGTGAAGCCGCTTTACGGCAACGGCGGCGCCGCGATCTTCCGCATCGCCGAGGGCGACACCAATCTCAATTCGTTGATTGAGCTTCTCGGCCAGACCTTCCGCGAACCCATCATGGTGCAGCGATACCTGCCGAGCGTGCGCGCGGGCGACAAGCGTATCATCCTGGTCGACGGCGAGGTGGCCGGCGCCATCAACCGCGTGCCGGCGGCGGACGAGACGCGCTCGAACCTGCATGTCGGCGGCACGGCGAAAAAGACCACGCTCACTCCGCGCGAGGAGGAAATCTGCGCGCGGCTCGCACCCGAGCTTAAGAAGCGCGGGCTGATCTTCACCGGCATCGACGTGATTGGGGACTACCTCACCGAGATCA carries:
- the gshB gene encoding glutathione synthase, translated to MALKVAFQMDPIELIDINGDSTFALLLEAQSRGHDVFYYTPPNLSLKDGRLIAFGHSLTVEDKPGDHYRLAHPRSVDLAEFDVVQLRQDPPFDMAYITTTHLLERLQPGTLVVNDPASVRNAPEKVFVLDFLDLMPPTLVTRSPDEIRAFRAEHKDIVVKPLYGNGGAAIFRIAEGDTNLNSLIELLGQTFREPIMVQRYLPSVRAGDKRIILVDGEVAGAINRVPAADETRSNLHVGGTAKKTTLTPREEEICARLAPELKKRGLIFTGIDVIGDYLTEINVTSPTGIRQVKEFGGNDIAAMIWDVVENKVAAR
- the rph gene encoding ribonuclease PH; this encodes MRPSKRAPDTLRPVSLERAASRHAEGSCLVRFGETHVLCTASVAESVPPWLKGSGRGWVTAEYGMLPRSTHDRTRREAAAGKQSGRTQEIQRLIGRSLRAVTNLAGMPDKQIVVDCDVLQADGGTRTASITGAWVALHDALAWMEARSMIKSGVLRDHVAAVSCGLYGGEPVLDLDYAEDSEADADANFVITGKGGIVEVQGTAETEPFSQEQFDALMGLARAGIADLVELQKMTIA
- the rsmI gene encoding 16S rRNA (cytidine(1402)-2'-O)-methyltransferase, which codes for MLQDHGTTEANARTVARASEALAELLDRPLPAGLYLVATPIGNLADISLRALAVLSRAPLIAAEDTRHSRKLLSHYNISAELTPYHEHNAARERPKLLARIEAGYAVALISDAGTPLVSDPGYKLVREALDAGLMVTSIPGPSAALAALTSAGLPTDSFLFGGFLPPKSGPRQARLTALKDTPATLIFFETAPRLAKSLADMNAVLGPREAVIARELTKLHETLHRGTLDALAGEIEAQPVKGEVAVVIAPPRAEEGQVDDARLTADLEAALETMSFRDAVRAVTDAHGVKRARVYELGLSLTKRDRS
- a CDS encoding YraN family protein, with product MSRARTRAYRDGLMAETLTAWLFRLKGYRIVAKRYRSPVGEIDLVATKGERLAFVEVKHRKTHDEAAFSVTARQKRRIVRAAQYWIASHPDFVGRDIAFDVVLCAPWTLPQHVENAFPV
- the hemW gene encoding radical SAM family heme chaperone HemW, with amino-acid sequence MLKPTTKTQSDAKYGEPFGVYVHWPFCAAKCPYCDFNSHVRHGGIDQDRFLAAYLKELAHFAALAPGRTVTSIFFGGGTPSLMAPRVTGAILDAIAKYWTLDEAAEITLEANPTSVEAENFRGYAAAGVNRLSLGVQALDDASLKSLGRMHTAEEALAAFALARECFDRISFDLIYAREGQSLDAWREELSRALTFAADHLSLYQLTIEDGTPFAALHEAGRLHVPEGETARAMYLATQELCEAAGLPAYEVSNHAVPGAESRHNLVYWRGHDYAGVGAGAHARITADGTKRALSTLRLPEDWLGQVEARGHGLVSDEPLSAREAAEEYLLMALRLAEGMDVSRFEDFAGEPLDETRIDALAAEGLLVRNGTRLTATPAGRLVLERLILELAA
- the rdgB gene encoding RdgB/HAM1 family non-canonical purine NTP pyrophosphatase — its product is MPEEANVLSPGVLHPGSKIVVASHNEGKVRELGELFEPLGITCISAGSLGLPEPEETGDTFEANALLKAHAAARGSGMIALADDSGLEVDALGGDPGIHSARWGGPNKDFALAMRKVHEALEATGGAFSHANFTCALALAAPNGEEAVFTGKVFGHIQWPPRGERGFGYDPIFVPEDYKETFGEMDPSLKNDLSHRMRAFEQLIEATYAKADDENAV